A window from Photobacterium sp. DA100 encodes these proteins:
- a CDS encoding OmpA family protein: MNTLAPHTASSLLARTFILLCCSVFIWGCGNGSDGVTPTTTQSTGSGNVVPKAQILLTELPELRTSVYFDVESYELTPDGQLLLDPIAVRLRQHPDSYVIVVGHGDDFANEDDNIGLSYERAFTVAIYISSVFGVEEERIQIVSAGSSEPLSSGTRAVDKQRNRRVEVVSPKSIVRTLSPTNDARF; encoded by the coding sequence TTGAATACTCTAGCACCGCATACCGCTTCATCATTACTGGCTCGCACGTTCATCTTGCTATGCTGTTCAGTGTTTATTTGGGGATGTGGCAACGGAAGTGACGGCGTCACTCCCACTACCACTCAATCAACCGGAAGTGGCAATGTGGTACCCAAAGCACAAATATTGCTAACTGAGCTGCCGGAGCTTCGTACTTCAGTATATTTCGATGTCGAGAGCTACGAACTAACACCTGACGGCCAATTATTGCTAGACCCTATCGCTGTTCGATTACGTCAGCATCCTGATAGCTATGTGATCGTTGTTGGGCATGGTGATGATTTTGCTAATGAAGATGATAATATCGGGCTTTCCTATGAACGTGCTTTTACCGTTGCTATTTATATATCATCTGTTTTTGGTGTCGAAGAGGAACGTATCCAGATAGTGTCAGCTGGTAGCAGCGAGCCATTAAGTTCAGGCACCCGAGCAGTCGACAAACAACGAAACCGAAGAGTAGAAGTTGTCTCCCCTAAATCGATAGTGCGAACACTCAGCCCTACCAACGATGCAAGGTTCTAG